In Parasteatoda tepidariorum isolate YZ-2023 chromosome 2, CAS_Ptep_4.0, whole genome shotgun sequence, one DNA window encodes the following:
- the LOC107438548 gene encoding mucin-3A isoform X5: MDIKVHHEKESVANGYDNNGYHPCDRKGEEEESSKDEDRLRIVVTENGRRTDGDVPLANGHAHERSNSYSTSTVNGTAVVVLGEEEDDEDVADHNNIDSTQKPLDTRLRHYVPADDMDRKILNGSDSTHVSIPDDAVISFTTGGRVRVKNRTSSSPQSTRESIPLETIPTSYEVDDKKTLGLDKKAEVEAELSNSKNGVWAETHVNSGAEGVFNSEKLNGTSKSSDEVSLPVNSHRKCLRGEKLYFTEESRKLCPGWRRLILCGLILIIVAVAVCLAVLAATGILLAESDNKTIRHESGHSLASVDSISQAGFPIRRPPSKVPQKFQPSVTTDDLPNVTATHGVQDTVSQAPPKVTPKVPLLIDTSHSQTIVPNALVGEFTIIDENFTDDLNDKSSQYYMTLAHNLEKELRKTFQENRIEFEKLQILSFRPGSIKVKFVMVWKPNQPVIPPSRASEILKTDLGKKNNSFFNLFHVDLNSIHFTEVFDECRIQKGGCTYDCSWNYDTLVKSCICPVNTYLQTDGKSCGFKESSTAIPVVGSKLHPPPTVPSTKVITTTSEAKHTVSPSLSTLTKQPTTPRYSPPTETTTVQTTGNKVYNERLTTQEYTTTHFFVPSEKPLITEIHDTTVLESVTRKAIEEDTIVRGQPTTLFTTPISPISTIHDFLPNEEITTFNYDRKESFNPTEATTLNVEETEPTTETETELTTASETELTTLAETEITTLLEEETLTFKETTPSIIAEVGDIEKKPTTLTEKPVFEQTTPYVATEQQQTSSSTYKEIIEDKTTLKYHIIDTPTEVYTVKTFTDYPTEFAENATETTTTKPQTPEIEKITTNYDSTIPSKNTDQMETPTTISEFTTRQVTEAEELWKKEMEVTTLLPEIDTTTYFSEKITQTSEPPTEPPLTTAVNVNEDELTTTEAPNAHTTLQQPFLTPQFNRTPGVRSYDNFSDFEHFTRIYEETGLENTTMHPFAETTTPPVSVGLPIGNKSLTDQNLSNETLTAIFSGDLPVLIPNETTTITNVLTTTNAMHHTEPTTDSMLETEPTTNTKPGLLHETTKSPGIHEPTTFLKSLNESETTIIPNIDNTSNYSTSETFLATEETTSETTLGTELTETEETTQADETTQNGWETEVTTVAGFREDENVTTFSPETAHPSEIDDLTTLETEGVEKEILRGNQTENFTIQADNTSVGTTNVPFLTTVPMERETKAIQTDLTETTEAYDVTTTKPLEETETATDILEIETETPPPGLKTQSSSVTTQKSMITNTFPTTPESTTPFINTDELDHSNVTSTNISSITNVANDKIETTTETTENYTATNEHITEINSATTTVQPISENQTVTTIAGTLLVKTPNILLETETTPYEINNTATTPFETDNTETTPYEIVGMETTTVSSLSNETESFNETTEFLTLPHTETTGAETETTLMESNTDKSTATETTTNATPYAEVILPTTNIFDSETTITYNDTIETTINESDTTTAIPKDLKTVETQDENVTVAGEDILYRSHKINENITSDLTPTANFNISDGSLNYNEDYANFTTPTYEDILNETTTTMAIAGIECREDQFICEPLNSCLNNSYMCDGILDCPDGTDEFDCQDSCHSNFMCSNSSTCIMSEARCDGIWDCDNGTDEENCRPAECAKHEVMCSDGSKCIKPVDICDWKYDCKDRSDEVGCVERTTCESNGKFFCDDGLCIPWSLKCDGEFDCKDKEDEGNCTCLNDEFQCSDGKCLKSSSRCDGHRDCHDGDDEMGCVNVDAQHMVTTYEPYSGTWAMLCAEDFNLDDGHYLCQELGFGHALKVDKLHVSFNGTWMAMRRENLTDASLWTERVSFVESCTSSLAAEVECQKFACGEYTGLLHRRKKRDILSSSTSSQWPFIGYTSTFRSNRGCLSEILTPIWLLTSADCLLSISKNPFNGSDWYVRTNIGQNTESGLAQNHEVLRMILHPHSSKFRSLILRDYDVALVRLKHALVFVSDKIGAICPPEEQVPPGITCFSGVLGTEKPRALPPPVLSINSLALQIIDRKNCNTFDHYNNSVNQRMLCTQSSEGHTICDNDEGTPLMCLTGINKWFLAGMLTYQRYCEVYSKHPAVFSNLFSMRKYIDQVTGQKQYEIPYDSNIYVIIPPTTPSPTIPETTTVIYTTTEALTTTEFPETVAMNDTEDYNTTESEIPTDFTTLSELNATETFFENVTMLTPTFIEEVRGEEVFTPPTHTLEVNETNETHTTISDEAFKSEVEEMTTLSPQVLKEEYAVATHSNFSENTTLMDEFEKTNTSESEFFENVTQTLTAEATTLPAETETTEITHNNTGALVLEAETTEFPTDMESITATEPVETEFDANFTSNNFTEVPFAKVLELPTLNKTVTAEMNSTTLSSSSNNTLTTISDFTEMNVESTTLNTNYSDMLEESTTLIDTDMTTTEASETETFIFDVEPDEDLAIDVFTSKDGIRVESPARIANLESTAVYKEHLSRSRNLDESHNISDIIYDVRTSPVTEVTINDGNLTDLTPPMTEKLNTGEGYAIKEHTTTQGNENEKPEEATTIPGIGETDKTTTPEIYKHTPQSYHATTLSEAKTTSLPYDKETTFVPQFETTTNMNEMEAETTVYDTVTNPTILPMFDTTEVTKKVSQPTLTTVESLQGNERKQTPTEITSAAETQVNAVTSPNTEISTSADNFTTLSEGIETTVGVLESETHPVTDYETTVAGTHAVTDYETTVAETHTVSNYEITVTEKNHYGRQPEFARLLNETETQLGETTLPTTESPNETDFTTTQLIEGNFSMIGRETTRSNDSLRNGETTVADTKESTVTEEKTQITTFVNIVRNITTPSPLITFTEMPINNFQENKSILTTSNPITIPDIEYIDKAMPRSNNESLLLHLLSEKLTIDEEESETNFTGKCGQWNHVYNETNYNNTKFYEEWPALGYLQLVSQPKICAATILSSQYVLASLNCLTYADETLNPDKWSFIAGLYDSITNVTGQQTHLISEIIPHVDVGMVLMFQEHNLALVKVKDTIRMTRYSQTACLAEDMDLQEQCFTTGWSQVPSDEKEEEFYSVPVTVIPQSECNNTANYNGLLLDTLICASHENSSYPTCQMDYGSPLFCLNNKHWELKGILDFPGPCDIVQPAVYNSISSAKSWIMGYVGDKNL, encoded by the exons TACAGAAAACGGACGTCGGACAGACGGTGATGTGCCGTTGGCCAACGGTCACGCTCACGAAAGATCTAATAGCTATTCGACATCTACGGTGAACGGTACCGCCGTGGTCGTTTTGGGAGAGGAAGAGGACGATGAAGATGTAGCAGATCACAATAACATAGACTCCACACAAAAACCGCTGGATACACGGTTACGTCATTACGTACCAGCTGACGACATGGACAGAAAGATATTGAATGGTTCTGACAGCACGCACGTGTCAATACCTGATGATGCCGTCATCAGTTTCACTACTGGTGGAAGGGTGCGCGTCAAGAACCGCACGTCAAGTAGTCCTCAATCTACAAGGGAAAGTATACCGTTAGAAACTATTCCTACTTCTTACGAAGTCGATGATAAAAAGACACTTGGtcttgataaaaaggctgaagtGGAAGCTGAACTGTCCAATAGTAAGAACGGTGTATGGGCAGAGACTCATGTGAATTCTGGTGCAGAGGGTGTGTTTAATAGTGAGAAACTTAATGGAACTTCTAAGTCCAGCGACGAGGTTAGCTTGCCGGTCAACAGCCATAGAAAATGCCTGAG GGgtgaaaaactatatttcactGAAGAAAGTCGGAAACTTTGTCCAGGCTGGAGAAGACTTATTTTATGTGGTTTAATACTAATTATTGTTGCTGTTGCTGTTTGCTTAGCTGTCCTTGCTGCAA CCGGAATTCTGCTAGCCGAATCGGATAATAAGACTATTCGGCATGAATCTGGTCATTCCTTAGCTAGTGTAGACTCAATATCTCAAGCTGGTTTTCCCATCCGGCGACCTCCTTCTAAAGTGCCACAAAAGTTTCAGCCTTCTGTCACAACGGATGATCTTCCGAATGTGACAGCAACTCATGGCGTGCAGGATACAGTCAGTCAGGCACCGCCTAAAGTCACTCCTAAAGTTCCTCTTCTAATTGATACTTCACACTCACAAACCATAG TGCCAAATGCTCTAGTAGGAGAATTCACAATTATCGATGAAAATTTCACTGatgatttaaatgataaaagttcTCAATATTACATGACTTTAGCACATAACTTAGAAAAAGAG cttCGTAAAACCTTCCAGGAGAACAGAATAGAATTCGAAAAATTGCAAATTCTTAGTTTTAG GCCAGGTagcataaaagttaaatttgtaatGGTTTGGAAACCTAATCAACCAGTCATCCCACCATCAAGAGCTtcagaaatattgaaaacagaTCTAGGAAAGAAGaacaactctttttttaatttattccatgTCGACTTGAATTCTATTCATTTCActg AAGTATTTGATGAATGTCGTATTCAAAAAGGAGGCTGCACCTATGATTGCTCATGGAACTACGACACTTTAGTTAAGTCTTGTATTTGTCCAGTAAACACGTATCTACAAACTGATGGAAAATCTTGTGGATTTAAAGAATcaa gtaCTGCAATACCTGTCGTTGGATCTAAACTACATCCTCCACCAACGGTTCCTAGTACGAAAGTAATAACGACTACTAGTGAGGCCAAGCACACTGTTTCACCTTCTCTGAGTACATTAACGAAACAACCGACAACCCCAAGATACTCACCACCAACAGAAACAACCACTGTTCAGACCACAGGAAATAAAGTTTACAACGAACGATTGACAACACAAGAGTACACAACAACTCATTTTTTCGTGCCCTCTGAAAAACCGCTAATAACAGAAATACACGATACAACTGTACTTGAATCTGTAACAAGAAAGGCTATTGAAGAAGATACGATAGTGCGTGGCCAGCCCACTACGCTTTTCACTACTCCTATTTCGCCCATTTCAACAATCCATGATTTTTTACCAAATGAAGAAATTACAACATTCAATTATGATCGAAAAGAAAGTTTCAATCCCACGGAAGCCACTACATTGAACGTTGAAGAAACTGAACCAACAACCGAAACAGAGACGGAATTAACAACTGCGTCAGAAACAGAATTGACAACTCTTGCAGAAACTGAAATTACAACACTCTTGGAAGAAGAAACCTTGACTTTCAAGGAAACTACTCCTAGTATAATTGCTGAAGTAGGTGACATAGAAAAGAAACCGACAACTCTTACTGAAAAGCCTGTATTCGAGCAAACAACTCCCTATGTAGCAACTGAACAACAGCAAACTTCTAGTTCTACTTACAAGGAAATCATTGAAGATAAGACAACTTTGAAATATCATATAATCGACACCCCAACAGAAGTGTATACAGTGAAAACATTTACTGACTATCCAACAGAATTTGCAGAAAATGCTACTGAAACTACAACAACAAAACCTCAAACTccagaaatagaaaaaataacaacaaattatGATAGTACAATACCTTCAAAGAATACTGACCAAATGGAAACTCCGACTACAATTTCGGAGTTCACAACAAGACAGGTTACAGAAGCGGAAGAACTGTGGAAAAAGGAAATGGAAGTCACAACTTTGCTTCCTGAGATAGACACAACtacttatttttctgaaaagataACTCAAACGAGTGAACCACCAACTGAACCGCCATTAACAACAGCAGTGAATGTTAATGAAGATGAGCTTACTACTACCGAAGCACCCAATGCACACACAACTTTACAACAACCTTTTTTAACTCCACAATTTAATCGAACACCAGGTGTTAGGTCTTATGACAATTTTTcggattttgaacattttacaCGCATTTATGAAGAAACGGGTCTTGAAAATACAACTATGCATCCATTTGCTGAAACTACAACGCCACCAGTATCGGTTGGATTGCCGATCGGCAACAAATCACTAACAgatcaaaatttaagcaatgaaACTCTAACTGCTATTTTTTCAGGAGACTTGCCAGTCCTGATTCCAAATGAAACCACAACAATAACGAATGTCTTAACTACAACAAATGCAATGCATCACACAGAACCAACAACCGACTCTATGCTTGAAACTGAACCAACCACCAATACAAAACCAGGCTTGCTTCATGAAACTACCAAAAGTCCTGGTATACACGAACccacaacatttttaaaatcattaaatgaatCTGAGACAACAATAATACCAAACATCGATAACACCTCAAACTACAGTACGTCGGAAACTTTTTTGGCCACTGAAGAAACTACGTCAGAAACTACTTTAGGGACGGAATTAACTGAAACAGAAGAAACAACGCAAGCAGATGAAACTACTCAAAATGGATGGGAAACTGAAGTAACTACAGTTGCTGGTTTTCGGGAAGACGAAAACGTAACTACATTTTCTCCTGAAACTGCGCATCCCTCAGAAATAGATGATCTCACTACGCTAGAAACTGAAGGTGTTGAGAAAGAAATTCTTCGTGGCAACCAAACAGAAAACTTTACAATTCAGGCTGACAATACAAGCGTTGGAACGACAAATGTTCCATTTTTGACAACAGTTCCCATGGAAAGAGAAACGAAAGCTATTCAAACTGATTTAACAGAAACCACTGAAGCATATGATGTAACAACAACTAAGCCGTTGGAAGAAACTGAAACAGCGACAGATATATTAGAAATTGAAACAGAAACGCCACCACCAGGATTAAAAACTCAAAGTAGTAGCGTTACAACACAGAAATCAATGATTACAAATACTTTCCCAACAACTCCAGAAAGCACAACACCTTTTATTAATACTGACGAACTGGATCATAGCAACGTCACTTCTACAAACATATCATCTATTACAAACGTAGCAAATGATAAAAtagaaacaacaacagaaaCTACTGAAAATTACACTGCCACAAATGAAcatataactgaaataaatagtGCAACTACTACTGTGCAGCCAATTTCTGAAAATCAAACAGTAACAACAATAGCTGGAACTCTATTAGTTAAAACACCAAATATATTATTGGAAACGGAAACAACtccttatgaaataaataatacggCAACAACTCCTTTTGAAACTGATAACACGGAAACAACTCCTTATGAAATAGTTGGTATGGAAACAACTACTGTCTCCTCATTGAGCAACGAAACTGAATCTTTTAATGAAACAACAGAATTTCTTACGTTACCACATACAGAAACAACCGGTGCTGAAACCGAGACCACCCTAATGGAATCCAATACAGACAAATCAACAGCAACTGAAACAACCACAAATGCTACACCATATGCGGAAGTAATATTACCaacaacaaatatatttgatagTGAAACAACCATAACATATAACGATACAATTGAAACTACTATAAATGAAAGTGATACAACTACAGCAATaccaaaagatttaaaaacagttgaaactcaAGATGAAAATGTTACTGTAGCTGgtgaagatattttatatagATCTCACAAAATAAATGAGAACATTACTTCTGATTTAACACCTACAGCAAATTTTAACATATCTGACGGTAGTTTAAACTACAATGAAGACTACGCCAACTTTACCACCCCAACCTATGAGgatatattaaatgaaacaacTACAACAATGGCTATCGCAGGCATCGAGTGCAGAGAAG acCAATTCATTTGTGAACCGCTGAATAGCTGTTTGAATAATTCCTACATGTGTGATGGAATCTTGGATTGTCCTGATGGAACAGATGAATTTGATT GCCAAGATAGTTGCCATTCGAATTTCATGTGCTCGAACTCAAGCACGTGTATTATGAGTGAGGCACGTTGCGATGGAATATGGGATTGTGACAATGGAACAGATGAAGAGAATTGca GACCAGCAGAGTGTGCCAAACATGAAGTTATGTGCTCGGATGGAAGTAAATGTATTAAACCTGTAGACATTTGTGACTGGAAGTATGACTGTAAAGACAGAAGTGATGAAGTTGGATGTG tgGAGAGGACGACTTGTGAATCGAACGGAAAATTCTTCTGTGACGATGGACTTTGCATTCCTTGGTCTCTGAAATGCGATGGCGAATTTGACTGTAAAGACAAAGAGGATGAAGGAAATTGCA CTTGTTTGAATGACGAGTTCCAATGTAGTGATGGTAAATGCTTGAAGAGTTCAAGTCGATGCGATGGACACAGGGATTGTCATGATGGAGACGACGAGATGGGCTGTGTCAATGTAGATGCGCAACACATGGTTACTACATATGAACCTTACTCTGGAACGTGGGCCATGCTCTGCGCAGAGGACTTCAATCTCGATGATGGACATTATCTTTGTCAAGAACTTGGTTTTGG GCATGCTCTGAAGGTAGATAAACTGCATGTATCATTTAACGGTACTTGGATGGCTATGAGGAGAGAAAATTTAACGGATGCATCCCTTTGGACTGAGAGAGTGTCTTTTGTAGAAAGCTGTACAAGCAGTTTAGCTGCCGAAGTGGAATGCCAAAAATTTG cTTGTGGTGAATATACTGGTCTTCTTCACCGAAGAAAAAAGAGAGATATTCTTAGTTCCTCCACATCTAGTCAATGGCCATTTATTGGATATACATCAACATTCCGTTCTAATCGCGGATGCTTGTCTGAAATTCTCACACCGATTTGGCTTCTCACCTCAGCCGACTGTCTCCTGTCAATAAG caaAAACCCGTTCAACGGATCTGACTGGTACGTTCGAACTAACATCGGACAAAATACAGAATCAGGTTTAGCTCAGAACCATGAAGTTCTCAGAATGATACTGCATCCTCACTCCTCAAAATTCAGATCCCTCATCTTGAGAGATTACGATGTAGCTTTGGTTCGACTCAAGCATGCTCTCGTTTTTGTAAGCGATAAAATCGGAGCTATATGTCCCCCTGAAGAACAAGTTCCACCTGGAATTACTTGCTTTTCAGGAGTTTTGGGAACAGAAAAACCACGAG ctcTTCCACCACCTGTCTTGTCCATCAATAGTTTGGCCCTGCAGATAATAGACAGGAAAAACTGCAATACCTTTGATCATTACAACAACTCAGTGAATCAAAGAATGCTCTGTACACAAAGCAGCGAAGGACATACCATTTGCGAC aatGATGAAGGTACTCCACTAATGTGCTTAACTGGCATCAACAAATGGTTCCTCGCTGGTATGCTTACATATCAAAGATACTGTGAGGTATACAGTAAACATCCAGCTGTCTTCTCTAACCTTTTCTCTATGAGGAAATATATTGATCAAGTGACAGGGCAAAAGCAGTACGAAATTCCATATGatagtaatatttatgttatcatACCACCCACTACCCCAAGTCCAACCATACCTGAAACAACTACGGTTATATACACAACGACAGAAGCTCTCACAACTACAGAATTCCCagaaactgttgccatgaacgATACAGAAGATTACAACACAACCGAATCAGAAATTCCCACTGATTTTACCACATTATCTGAATTAAATGCAACTGAAACATTCTTTGAGAATGTAACAATGTTAACTCCAACATTTATTGAAGAAGTGAGAGGAGAAGAAGTTTTCACGCCACCAACTCACACTCTTGAAGTGAATGAGACTAACGAAACCCATACGACAATTTCAGATGAGGCGTTCAAATCGGAAGTTGAAGAGATGACAACTTTATCCCCACAAgtattaaaagaagaatacGCGGTTGCCACACACAGTAACTTCAGTGAAAATACCACTTTGATGGATGAGTTTGAAAAAACTAACACGTCAGAAAgcgaattttttgaaaatgtaacgCAGACTCTTACAGCTGAAGCCACAACTCTTCCTGCTGAAACAGAAACGACTGAAATCACTCACAATAACACAGGCGCATTAGTACTAGAGGCTGAAACTACTGAATTCCCAACCGATATGGAATCTATCACTGCCACAGAACCCGTAGAAACTGAATTCGATGCTAATTTTACAAGTAATAATTTTACAGAGGTGCCTTTCGCGAAAGTTCTAGAGCTACCTACGCTTAACAAGACCGTAACAGCTGAAATGAACTCTACAACTTTATCATCATCTTCCAACAATACATTGACCACTATATCCGATTTCACTGAAATGAATGTTGAgtctaccactttaaatactaattattcaGACATGTTAGAAGAATCTACCACGCTTATTGATACAGATATGACAACAACTGAAGCATCGGAGACTGAAACATTCATCTTCGATGTAGAACCAGATGAGGACTTAGCTATTGATGTGTTTACAAGCAAAGATGGCATTCGCGTAGAGTCTCCTGCTCGCATTGCCAATCTAGAAAGCACTGCTGTCTATAAAGAGCATTTATCACGAAGCAGAAATTTAGATGAATCTCATAATATATCTGACATAATTTATGATGTAAGGACAAGCCCAGTTACGGAAGTCACAATCAATGATGGCAATTTGACAGACTTAACACCACCAATGACAGAAAAACTAAATACTGGCGAAGGCTATGCCATTAAAGAGCATACAACAACACAgggaaatgaaaatgaaaaacctGAAGAAGCAACAACAATACCAGGTATTGGTGAAACAGATAAAACCACTACACCAGAAATTTACAAACATACACCACAATCATATCATGCCACAACTTTAAGCGAAGCAAAAACAACTAGCCTTCCTTATGATAAAGAAACGACATTCGTACCCCAGTTTGAAACCACTacaaatatgaatgaaatgGAAGCCGAAACAACAGTTTATGACACAGTGACTAATCCGACTATTTTACCGATGTTTGACACAACTGAAGTTACAAAGAAAGTTTCTCAACCTACACTCACTACAGTAGAATCTTTGCaaggaaatgaaagaaaacaaacacCAACTGAGATAACAAGTGCTGCTGAGACTCAGGTTAATGCTGTTACTTCTCCAAATACAGAAATTTCAACTTCTGCTGATAATTTTACGACATTAAGCGAAGGAATCGAAACAACAGTGGGTGTTTTGGAATCAGAAACACATCCAGTGACAGATTATGAAACCACTGTAGCAGGAACGCATGCAGTAACAGATTATGAGACAACTGTAGCAGAAACGCATACcgtttcaaattatgaaattactGTAACAGAAAAGAATCATTATGGCCGCCAGCCCGAATTTGCAAGGCTACTAAATGAAACAGAGACTCAATTAGGAGAAACAACTTTACCAACAACAGAATCACCCAATGAGACAGATTTTACAACCACACAGCTTATTGAAGGAAACTTTTCAATGATTGGAAGAGAAACAACAAGAAGTAATGATTCGTTAAGAAATGGGGAAACAACTGTAGCAGATACCAAAGAAAGTACTGttacagaagaaaaaacacagataactacatttgtaaataTAGTCCGAAATATAACTACTCCTTCTCCGTTGATCACttttacagagatgccaataaataatttccaaGAAAATAAATCCATCTTGACAACATCGAATCCAATAACTATTCCAGACATTGAATACATCGATAAAGCAATGCCAAGGAGTAATAATGAATCATTATTACTTCATTTACTCTCTGAAAAACTAACGATAGATGAAGAAGAAAGTGAAACAA ATTTCACAGGAAAATGTGGACAATGGAATCATgtttataatgaaacaaattataacaACACAAAGTTTTATGAAGAATGGCCGGCTCTAGGATACTTGCAACTAGTATCTCAACCAAAGATATGTGCAGCTACAATTTTGTCTTCACAATATGTTCTGGCATCATTGAATTGCCTAACATATGc GGACGAAACACTGAATCCTGATAAATGGTCTTTTATTGCTGGCTTATATGACTCAATAACGAATGTGACTGGACAACAAACTCATCTTATAAGTGAGATTATTCCACACGTTGATGTCGGAATGGTGTTGATGTTCCAAGAGCACAATCTAGCTCTCGTAAAAGTGAAGGATACAATACGAATGACTAGGTATTCGCAAACTGCTTGTTTAGCAGAAGACATGGATCTGCAAGAGCAATGCTTTACCACGGGATGGAGTCAGGTTCCCTCAg